Proteins from a genomic interval of Ictalurus furcatus strain D&B chromosome 2, Billie_1.0, whole genome shotgun sequence:
- the cdk21 gene encoding cyclin-dependent kinase 6 produces MDNPVWENSNYEILAEIGEGAYGKVYKARETCEKQRLVAVKRLNIGADPDAGIPQFMIREVALLRKIGYFNHPNVVKLLDVSAGLRKPGLDLTLVFEYIDQDLSSFLSTAPEDGLGTDKIKDVMRQLLKGLDFLHTNTVMHRDLKPCNVLLSSRGEVKIADFGLARIYTNCIALTPCVVTLWYRAPEVLLHSNYMSSVDIWSAGCIFAELFLLKPLFQGYTEVQQLQKIFEVIGLPGKEDWPKESPIHYNPAWARRDVTTQLLPSLNAEENNLLNQCLAFNPAQRISAYRALAHPFLAGP; encoded by the exons ATGGATAATCCCGTTTGGGAGAATTCGAATTATGAAATATTAGCGGAAATTGGCGAGGGTGCCTACGGAAAAGTGTACAAAGCGAGGGAGACCTGTGAGAAACAGCGCCTCGTAGCGGTCAAGAGGCTCAACATCGGCGCAGACCCGGACGCAGGCATCCCTCAGTTCATGATCCGCGAGGTGGCGCTGTTGCGAAAAATAGGCTATTTCAACCACCCAAATGTAGTGAA GTTGTTGGACGTGTCAGCTGGTCTGAGGAAACCAGGCTTGGACCTGACACTGGTGTTTGAGTACATCGATCAGGATCTGTCCTCTTTCCTCAGTACCGCTCCTGAGGACGGTCTGGGCACAGACAAAATAAAG GACGTGATGCGGCAGCTGCTGAAGGGCCTCGATTTCCTCCACACTAACACCGTCATGCACCGTGACCTGAAGCCCTGTAACGTGTTGCTGAGCAGCCGCGGGGAGGTGAAGATCGCAGACTTCGGCTTGGCGAGGATCTACACTAACTGTATCGCCCTGACACCCTGC GTAGTGACTCTGTGGTACAGGGCTCCTGAGGTGTTGCTCCATTCTAACTACATGTCTTCTGTGGATATCTGGAGCGCTGGCTGCATCTTTGCGGAGCTCTTCCTGCTAAA ACCTTTGTTCCAGGGATATACAGAGGTCCAGCAGCTTCAGAAGATCTTTGA GGTGATTGGGTTGCCCGGTAAAGAGGACTGGCCTAAAGAAAGTCCCATCCACTATAATCCAGCCTGGGCTAGACGAGACGTCACCACACAGCTGCTGCCGAGCCTGAATGCAGAGGAGAACAACCTGCTCAAT CAATGTCTGGCCTTCAATCCAGCCCAGCGCATCTCTGCTTATAGAGCTTTAGCCCACCCTTTCTTGGCTGGTCCTTAA